One region of Fibrobacter sp. genomic DNA includes:
- a CDS encoding LTA synthase family protein has translation MTSYSVHFIVALVLSAAMPLLFRNSLKRRLLAALIAPVLQYLLFYDFDYGLLGGPVPFLISYLGAVLSSCMALLAVSLRAVPAGSESVPVSRIRLVLSFVLVYVCLCVVFALPWAVDMFPLSNVEAVLFTIFSGTNAGAENFVVSSLVQKVLLPASVSFVLIEAFQVVLYFVQSRKKILYEVQLWKFRTGLNRVALIVLVPYACIMFLVVPGIVSSAPFKAFFQQPVDSKFYREYYVHPDSVQIQSQGEPRNLIVIFLESMETNFSVHTPEIANLEKTSFNFAPGGHNVSGTTWTIAGITGKLCGIPLNMPMGINEHHGRLPTYLPYAKCLMDVLAGKGYNQLYAQGSSGDFTQKRSFWTDHGNVGIHDIEYYKSVGKIPEKYHEFWGFEDRRLYAFAKEELDSLANQGKPFAFYMLTVDTHQPFGYLDDSCKIALKNVGLEVKDDNRYPAALRCASMQVASFVEWIKDQPWSGNTVISVMGDHATPMLSNKAGVASTDTVYWTNFIVNSAVDEEAYHRERIYSSMDMFPTLLESMGFELEGRSIGLGRSLYADKPTLLEIYDKPVLDSLLRERSIQYDYFIMGPRQD, from the coding sequence ATGACGTCTTATTCGGTACATTTTATTGTAGCGCTAGTTCTTTCTGCTGCAATGCCGTTGCTTTTCAGGAATTCGCTGAAAAGGCGGTTGCTGGCGGCTTTGATTGCTCCTGTCCTTCAATATCTACTGTTCTATGATTTTGATTATGGCCTGCTAGGCGGCCCAGTCCCCTTCTTGATTTCCTATCTGGGGGCGGTTCTTTCTTCTTGTATGGCTCTGCTTGCAGTATCTTTGCGCGCGGTGCCGGCAGGCTCGGAATCCGTTCCCGTTTCTCGGATTCGGCTTGTACTGTCTTTTGTCCTTGTGTACGTTTGCCTGTGTGTCGTTTTCGCATTGCCGTGGGCTGTCGACATGTTTCCGCTTTCCAATGTGGAGGCTGTCCTTTTTACCATTTTCTCAGGGACGAATGCTGGGGCCGAGAATTTTGTGGTGTCTTCCCTTGTGCAGAAGGTGCTGCTCCCCGCTTCGGTGTCTTTTGTCTTGATAGAGGCTTTCCAAGTTGTGCTGTATTTCGTGCAGTCTCGAAAAAAAATCCTTTATGAAGTGCAATTGTGGAAATTTAGAACGGGTTTGAATCGTGTTGCCTTGATAGTTCTTGTTCCCTACGCATGCATCATGTTTCTTGTTGTTCCGGGAATCGTATCGAGTGCGCCGTTCAAGGCTTTCTTCCAGCAACCTGTAGATTCTAAGTTCTATCGGGAATACTATGTCCATCCCGATTCGGTGCAAATACAGTCGCAGGGCGAACCGAGAAATTTGATCGTGATTTTCCTTGAATCGATGGAGACGAATTTTTCCGTGCATACACCGGAGATTGCGAACCTGGAAAAAACGTCCTTCAATTTTGCGCCTGGAGGGCATAATGTTTCGGGGACCACGTGGACGATTGCTGGCATCACGGGAAAACTTTGCGGTATCCCGCTGAACATGCCCATGGGCATCAACGAGCACCACGGAAGACTGCCAACGTATCTGCCTTATGCGAAGTGCTTGATGGATGTCCTCGCCGGCAAGGGATATAACCAGCTCTATGCGCAAGGATCCAGCGGCGATTTTACGCAGAAGCGGTCTTTCTGGACTGATCATGGGAACGTCGGGATTCACGATATCGAGTATTACAAATCGGTGGGGAAAATTCCCGAGAAATATCATGAGTTCTGGGGATTCGAGGATCGCAGACTATATGCGTTTGCCAAGGAAGAACTGGATAGCCTTGCCAATCAGGGTAAACCCTTTGCTTTTTATATGCTGACTGTTGACACTCATCAGCCCTTTGGTTATTTGGATGATTCCTGTAAAATCGCTTTGAAGAACGTTGGCCTTGAAGTAAAGGACGATAATCGCTATCCAGCGGCTTTGCGTTGTGCCTCGATGCAAGTTGCTTCGTTCGTTGAGTGGATTAAGGATCAGCCGTGGTCTGGAAATACAGTGATTTCTGTAATGGGAGACCATGCGACGCCAATGCTTTCGAATAAGGCGGGGGTGGCTTCTACGGATACCGTGTATTGGACAAACTTCATCGTCAATTCGGCTGTTGATGAAGAGGCTTATCATCGCGAAAGAATATATTCCTCGATGGACATGTTCCCGACATTGCTGGAGTCTATGGGCTTTGAGTTGGAAGGGCGTTCTATTGGGCTTGGAAGATCGTTATATGCTGATAAGCCGACTCTGCTAGAAATATACGACAAACCCGTTTTGGATAGCCTTCTTCGTGAACGCAGCATCCAGTACGATTACTTTATAATGGGACCTCGGCAGGACTGA
- a CDS encoding AAA family ATPase: MPRKRFNQNLVMGMASIVMIVMVVVVILVVKLSTIIGASAYSLFLVVFGVLLAVGFYLWTRYRENETAQQVADLMKEALTTPLEKAGGDSQYAVAIKPDATIDPKLIKYMTKLEPSVSSISNFFKDFLSYNGVVEKLRSHFTTGTGNDTFQELSTIFLADVNFLSSKLGHEVSLDSFESCGFISLLLRLRTNAPSSTDWNRLVLQTFVDRDVDMDGLVGGLEKNHAQLEGSGELFLFASIFADFSPDAVSKYMRLMYDFSAALANIDGTLTPREVQWLQYLERYIGNNRSIPRRAGAVKCTARSVNYKNSPLQEAVSKMVPAKGEVRGTGDAVKKLDSLVGLSTVKREVITFHNFLRVQNERKKKGLSVPPTSYHLVFSGNPGTGKTTIARIMAEIFRDLGVLAKGHLVEASRADLVAGYMGQTAIKTNKVIDSALDGVLFIDEAYTLSRSAENDFGQEAIDTLLKRMEDDRDRLVVIIAGYTDEIKRFVNSNPGLSSRFNRYIEFPDYTEDELAEIFRGLLSKYDYKMGDAAAVAMKNCIAKAVREKDNHFGNGRYVRNLFEKVIERQANRLAASPDLAKVDVSCLAASDFG; encoded by the coding sequence ATGCCGAGGAAGAGATTTAATCAGAATTTGGTCATGGGAATGGCTTCCATCGTGATGATTGTGATGGTGGTCGTGGTTATTCTTGTCGTCAAGCTTTCGACTATAATCGGGGCTTCGGCGTACTCGCTCTTTCTCGTGGTGTTCGGCGTTCTCTTGGCCGTCGGGTTCTACCTGTGGACGCGTTACCGCGAAAACGAGACTGCGCAGCAGGTCGCCGACCTGATGAAGGAGGCCCTGACCACCCCGCTGGAAAAGGCGGGGGGCGATTCGCAATACGCTGTCGCTATCAAGCCCGATGCGACAATCGACCCGAAGCTCATAAAGTACATGACGAAGCTCGAACCGTCGGTTTCGTCCATCTCGAATTTCTTCAAGGATTTCTTGTCGTACAACGGCGTGGTCGAAAAATTGCGCAGTCATTTTACGACGGGGACGGGCAACGACACGTTCCAGGAACTTTCCACCATTTTCCTTGCGGATGTCAACTTCCTTTCGTCGAAACTCGGGCATGAGGTGAGCCTGGATTCGTTCGAGTCCTGCGGTTTCATCTCGCTCCTGCTGCGGTTGCGCACGAACGCGCCTTCGTCTACGGACTGGAACCGCCTGGTGCTCCAGACGTTCGTCGATAGGGATGTCGACATGGACGGCCTGGTAGGTGGCCTGGAAAAGAACCATGCCCAGCTCGAAGGTTCGGGCGAACTGTTCCTGTTCGCTTCGATATTCGCGGATTTTTCGCCGGATGCGGTCAGCAAGTACATGCGGCTCATGTACGATTTCTCGGCGGCGCTCGCGAACATCGACGGCACGCTCACTCCGCGCGAAGTGCAGTGGCTGCAGTACCTCGAACGCTATATCGGGAACAACCGTTCGATTCCGCGCCGTGCGGGTGCGGTGAAGTGTACGGCGCGCTCGGTGAACTACAAGAACTCTCCGCTGCAGGAGGCCGTCTCCAAGATGGTCCCCGCGAAAGGGGAGGTGCGCGGCACGGGCGACGCGGTGAAAAAGCTGGACTCGCTTGTGGGGCTTTCGACGGTGAAGCGCGAGGTCATTACGTTCCACAACTTCCTCCGCGTGCAGAACGAGCGCAAAAAGAAGGGCCTGTCCGTCCCGCCGACTTCGTACCATCTGGTGTTTTCCGGGAATCCCGGCACGGGCAAGACGACTATCGCGCGCATCATGGCGGAAATCTTCAGGGACCTCGGGGTCCTTGCGAAGGGCCACTTGGTAGAAGCCTCGCGTGCGGACCTTGTCGCCGGTTACATGGGGCAGACCGCCATCAAGACGAACAAGGTTATCGACAGCGCACTGGACGGCGTATTGTTTATCGACGAGGCGTACACGCTTTCGCGGAGTGCGGAAAACGATTTCGGGCAGGAGGCCATCGACACGTTGCTCAAGCGCATGGAAGACGACCGCGACAGGCTCGTGGTCATTATCGCCGGCTATACGGACGAGATCAAGCGCTTCGTGAATTCCAATCCGGGTCTCTCTTCGCGATTCAACAGGTATATCGAATTCCCCGACTACACGGAAGACGAGCTGGCGGAGATTTTCAGGGGTCTGCTTTCCAAGTACGACTACAAGATGGGCGATGCTGCCGCTGTCGCCATGAAGAACTGCATTGCCAAGGCGGTCCGCGAAAAGGATAACCACTTTGGCAACGGGCGCTATGTGCGCAACCTGTTCGAAAAGGTGATCGAAAGGCAGGCGAACCGTCTCGCGGCCTCTCCGGACTTGGCGAAGGTCGACGTGAGCTGCCTTGCCGCGTCGGATTTCGGGTAA
- a CDS encoding beta-galactosidase, producing MKRFALLGTMITVAIGLAACGDDGSSASADETSSSSWALSSDDVFSSSSETGDSGSEAGMTSSSSYFDDGAGHTSKIVYALKRFDGPLANPHKGFTVPTEGTWVFAPEFEYGPYGSLNNKAWDLVTYGSGYQQWNKLNPAKGVYDWTELDKLLDALAEHGMGYALRVFPYTPSFIRGNDTPEEEYDWTPKYVYEMGAKKGTAILKGKGYRAAVPVWDDSIYIQEAKAFGTALAQKYDGDPRIEYIDIRSFGEWGEWHTSNLEGSEMPSEEIQKDMLKHYASVFKKTQLVLTSDGYGDVYTYALSLGITKRDDGLIGIPGTADSLVRAYEANMPTIAENMGGYALMLTYNDIIPGGYLKWTPQRWVDAITTAHLTYYVLDQDSDCGYNFYKDNKALADSMSKVIGYNFTVTQAELTTVADASGTTSTLDISVKNTGVAPCFFDIYMVAEFVDSTGASLAQLGKTIHIPKGTFKDGMSQEFSFAYRVDAGETNAAAQPGATVALSLYESEEAFKSGKNPTVRFDNDGILENKKLLLKP from the coding sequence ATGAAACGTTTCGCGTTGCTTGGCACCATGATTACTGTAGCCATCGGGCTTGCCGCCTGTGGTGACGACGGGAGCAGTGCTTCTGCCGACGAGACCTCCAGTTCATCGTGGGCACTATCGTCTGACGATGTTTTTTCTTCAAGCAGCGAAACCGGCGATTCCGGCTCTGAGGCCGGAATGACATCCTCGAGTTCGTACTTTGACGATGGGGCTGGACACACCTCCAAAATAGTTTACGCGCTCAAGCGGTTCGATGGGCCGCTGGCCAATCCGCACAAGGGATTCACGGTTCCTACCGAAGGCACGTGGGTTTTCGCCCCCGAATTCGAATACGGCCCTTACGGCTCGTTGAACAACAAGGCGTGGGACCTGGTCACCTACGGCTCCGGTTACCAGCAATGGAACAAACTGAACCCCGCAAAGGGCGTTTACGACTGGACGGAACTGGACAAGTTGCTGGACGCGCTGGCTGAACACGGCATGGGCTACGCCCTGCGCGTTTTCCCGTACACGCCGTCCTTCATCAGGGGGAACGACACTCCCGAAGAAGAATACGACTGGACCCCGAAATACGTCTACGAGATGGGTGCGAAAAAGGGAACCGCCATTTTGAAAGGCAAAGGCTACCGCGCGGCCGTTCCCGTCTGGGACGATTCCATCTACATTCAAGAAGCTAAAGCCTTCGGCACGGCTCTGGCGCAAAAATACGACGGCGACCCGCGAATCGAATACATCGACATCCGCTCCTTCGGCGAGTGGGGAGAGTGGCACACCTCGAACCTGGAGGGCAGCGAAATGCCTTCGGAAGAAATCCAGAAGGACATGCTGAAACATTACGCTTCCGTATTCAAGAAGACGCAACTCGTCTTGACGTCCGACGGTTACGGGGACGTCTATACGTACGCCCTGAGCCTCGGCATCACCAAGCGCGACGACGGGCTCATCGGCATTCCCGGAACCGCGGATTCCCTGGTGCGCGCCTACGAGGCGAACATGCCGACCATCGCCGAGAACATGGGCGGTTATGCGCTCATGCTGACCTACAACGACATCATTCCCGGCGGCTACCTCAAATGGACCCCGCAGCGCTGGGTGGACGCCATCACCACGGCGCACCTGACCTACTACGTACTGGACCAGGACAGCGATTGCGGTTACAACTTCTACAAAGACAACAAGGCCCTCGCGGATTCCATGAGCAAGGTCATCGGCTACAATTTCACCGTAACGCAAGCGGAACTGACGACAGTCGCAGACGCCTCGGGCACAACGAGCACGCTGGACATCTCCGTAAAGAACACCGGCGTGGCGCCATGCTTCTTCGACATCTACATGGTCGCGGAATTCGTCGACAGCACGGGAGCATCACTCGCGCAGCTGGGCAAGACCATCCACATTCCCAAGGGAACATTCAAGGACGGCATGTCGCAGGAATTCTCCTTCGCGTACAGGGTCGACGCCGGAGAAACAAACGCGGCTGCCCAACCGGGCGCTACAGTCGCGCTTTCGCTCTACGAAAGCGAAGAAGCCTTCAAGAGCGGCAAGAACCCGACCGTCCGTTTCGACAACGACGGAATCCTGGAAAACAAGAAACTCCTGCTGAAGCCGTAA
- a CDS encoding tetratricopeptide repeat protein yields MAKIVQITAENFETEVIQASETRAVAVLFSSAEYPDCGPYSQLMGQLSTSMDFTLGVVSCDERENMRLIQAFRVQSVPEVHVVDKGQIADVIAGVLPEADLKKRLEKFFVSDEARFQMALEDAIAQKNFDQAIPMLEEALSKTPDDKKLQLLWAKASLGLGDTEKAKTVLQKFNEGDDQYREAKSLLELLDFHAEAAKKDVTGKEAIVYHEACKLACAEDFESALQAFLNLFVEAPEWNDGAAKKAMLTLFGVLGPKHELTWKYRAKLNTMMFI; encoded by the coding sequence ATGGCAAAAATTGTACAGATTACCGCTGAAAATTTCGAGACCGAGGTCATCCAGGCCTCCGAGACCCGCGCCGTCGCGGTGCTTTTCTCTTCCGCTGAATACCCCGACTGCGGGCCCTACTCCCAGCTGATGGGCCAGCTTTCGACCAGCATGGACTTCACCCTCGGCGTAGTGAGCTGCGACGAGCGCGAGAACATGCGGCTCATCCAGGCGTTCCGCGTGCAGTCCGTACCCGAAGTGCACGTGGTGGACAAAGGCCAGATTGCGGACGTCATCGCGGGCGTGCTGCCCGAAGCCGACCTGAAGAAGCGACTCGAGAAGTTCTTCGTGAGCGACGAGGCCCGGTTCCAGATGGCCCTCGAAGACGCTATTGCCCAGAAGAACTTCGACCAGGCCATCCCGATGCTCGAAGAAGCGCTCTCCAAGACTCCCGACGACAAGAAGCTGCAGCTCCTGTGGGCGAAGGCGAGTCTCGGGCTCGGCGACACCGAGAAGGCGAAGACCGTGCTCCAGAAGTTCAACGAAGGCGACGACCAGTACCGCGAGGCGAAATCCCTGCTGGAACTCCTCGACTTCCACGCCGAGGCCGCCAAGAAGGACGTTACGGGCAAGGAAGCCATCGTGTACCACGAGGCATGCAAGCTCGCCTGCGCCGAAGACTTCGAAAGCGCATTGCAGGCGTTCCTGAACCTGTTCGTGGAAGCACCCGAATGGAACGACGGCGCCGCCAAGAAGGCGATGCTTACTTTATTCGGAGTTCTCGGGCCCAAGCACGAACTCACGTGGAAGTACCGCGCCAAATTGAACACGATGATGTTTATTTAA
- a CDS encoding AI-2E family transporter: MSRYWNLDRVMRFVLWSLGIGLSVVLVYYLRGVLFPFFAAFLMAYIVDPIVNWLQKKVKHRVIAVIIVLVAVVLALFGFGKFFIPQIVREVQTLGTLITRLFTDSEWLSRLNEILPANLLDSVRSMISWDKLAGAMQRLDFWSEVQSIASKVLPGAWGVLSYTGTVVVWFSSAAVIFMYLVFIMLDMHKLRSGALSMFPTRMRKDASLFAKETDKFMGNYFRAQALVALIVGILYAIGFGVMGLPMGVAFGLFSGALNMIPYMQLTTIPLALLLAVVYALNTGLPFWEVAIIIGSIYLVVQVIEDFFLVPRIVGKSMDLPPVGILLSLSVWGKLLGFLGLLVAIPFTCLCLVYVKKFHERTDASEEKVEPAPEA; the protein is encoded by the coding sequence ATGTCTAGATACTGGAATCTTGACCGCGTGATGCGGTTTGTACTTTGGAGCCTCGGGATAGGGCTTTCCGTTGTCCTGGTTTATTATCTGCGTGGCGTGCTCTTCCCGTTCTTTGCCGCGTTCCTGATGGCCTATATCGTCGACCCGATTGTGAACTGGCTGCAGAAGAAGGTGAAACACCGCGTTATTGCTGTCATTATCGTGCTTGTCGCTGTCGTGCTCGCTTTGTTCGGGTTCGGCAAGTTCTTCATTCCGCAGATTGTTCGCGAAGTGCAGACTTTGGGAACGTTGATAACCCGCCTGTTTACGGACTCTGAATGGCTTTCTCGCTTGAACGAAATCCTGCCCGCCAATTTGCTCGATTCCGTCCGTTCGATGATTTCTTGGGACAAGCTAGCGGGCGCCATGCAGCGTCTCGATTTCTGGAGCGAAGTCCAGAGTATAGCATCGAAGGTATTGCCCGGAGCCTGGGGCGTGCTTTCTTATACGGGTACGGTTGTCGTGTGGTTCTCTAGTGCGGCAGTCATCTTCATGTACCTCGTGTTCATCATGCTCGATATGCACAAGCTCCGTTCCGGCGCTCTCAGCATGTTCCCGACACGCATGCGCAAGGATGCTAGTTTGTTTGCAAAAGAGACAGACAAGTTCATGGGCAACTACTTCCGTGCACAGGCGCTGGTCGCCCTGATCGTCGGAATCCTTTACGCCATCGGCTTTGGCGTGATGGGACTGCCTATGGGAGTCGCCTTCGGACTTTTCTCCGGTGCGCTCAACATGATTCCGTACATGCAGCTCACGACGATTCCGCTTGCACTGCTACTGGCGGTCGTCTACGCCCTCAATACCGGGCTTCCGTTCTGGGAGGTCGCGATCATCATCGGCTCCATTTATTTGGTCGTGCAGGTTATCGAAGACTTCTTCTTGGTGCCGCGCATTGTCGGTAAGTCGATGGATCTTCCGCCCGTCGGAATTCTCCTCTCTCTTTCCGTGTGGGGTAAGTTGTTGGGCTTCTTAGGTTTACTCGTTGCAATCCCATTTACATGCCTGTGTCTTGTGTATGTGAAGAAATTCCACGAGAGGACAGACGCTTCTGAAGAAAAAGTCGAACCGGCCCCCGAGGCTTGA
- a CDS encoding HU family DNA-binding protein translates to MNKQELIDAILANKEAGIESKAAAARAVDAVLDGIAAGVKKDGNVQLIGFGTFAVKERAARDGRNPLTGEKIKIKASKTVSFKAGAALKASVASKKAAAKKGKK, encoded by the coding sequence ATGAACAAACAAGAACTCATCGACGCCATCCTCGCTAACAAGGAAGCTGGTATTGAATCTAAGGCTGCTGCTGCTCGCGCTGTTGACGCAGTGCTCGACGGCATCGCCGCTGGTGTCAAGAAGGACGGCAACGTTCAGCTCATCGGTTTCGGTACCTTCGCTGTGAAGGAACGCGCTGCTCGTGACGGCCGCAATCCGCTCACCGGCGAAAAGATCAAGATCAAGGCCTCCAAGACCGTCAGCTTCAAGGCCGGCGCCGCTCTCAAGGCTTCTGTCGCTTCCAAGAAGGCCGCTGCCAAGAAGGGCAAGAAGTAA